The DNA segment CAAGCTCGCACTCGGCAAGAGCGGCGGCGAGGACACGGACTTCTTCGCCGCGGTGCATGACGCCGGAGGAACCATCGCTTTCGCCTCGGAAGCCTGGGTCCACGAACCGGTGCCGGAAAACCGCGCCTCGCTCTCTTGGCTTTCGAAGCGTCGCTTTCGCTCCGGCCAGACGCACGGCCGCCTGCTGATGGAGAAGTCGAACCGTTCACGGCAGCCGTGGAACCTCGCCCTGGCCTCGGCCAAATCGGCCTATTGCTCGCTGGCGACCCTGCTTTTCCTGCCCTCGCCCGTGCACCGCTATCGTTTTGCGCTGCGCGCGATCATGCATGCCGGCGTCGTGAGCGGCCTCCTGGGACACAAGGAACTTGAACAATACGGAGCAACGGAGGTGACGTCGCAATGAGCGGGCTCGTTCCGGACGTCACCTTTGTCGTGGCCGCCTACAATGCCGCGGGCACCATCGTGCGCGCCGTCGAGAGCGCACTTCGTCAGGAAGGCGTTTCCGTCGAAGTGGTTGTCGTCGACGACCGTTCATCGGACGGGACGTTGGAGATCGTTTCGACAATCGCCGACCCGAGGGTGCGCCTGATTGCTCTCGAGCAAAATCGCGGCCCGGGTGGGGCCCGCAATGCCGGATTGGCGGCAGCACGCGGCAAGTGGATCGCGGTTCTCGATTCGGACGACACCGTGAGGCCGGATCGGCTGGCGCGTATGATTGAGCGCGCCGAGAAGACCGGAGCGCAGGTGGTCGTCGACAATCTCGACGTCGTCTCGCTCGACGGGCGGAGCGTCAGAATGTTCGCGGAGGCCGAACTCGCTAAGCGGCCGCTTTTGACGCTCCCCGCGTTCATCGAGTCGAACGTGATCTTCCGCGCGCAGCACAACTTCGGCTACATGAAGCCCGTCTTCGAACGGCACTTCCTACAGGAGCACGACCTTCGTTTCGACGAGGCGCTCCGGATCGGCGAGGACTATATCCTGCTTGCCTCGGCGCTTGCCTCTGGCGGCCGTTGCGCCATCGAGCCCTCGGCCGGCTATATCTATCATATCCGCGAGGGATCCATCTCACGCGTGCTCAAGCTCGACCATATCGACGCCATGATGTCCGCCGATGAAGCGTTCCTGCGTCGCTACCCCCTTGATATCCTGTCGGAGAGAATGCAGCGCAAGCGTACCCGCGGCTTCCACCAGGCGCGCTCGTTTCTCCTCCTGGTCGAGCAGTTGAAAAACAGATCGTTGGCTGGCGCATTGAAGGCCGCGCTCGCCGACCCGCTTGCGCTTCGGCATCTGCATATGCCGATCGCCGTACGACTGCGCCGCCTTGCGGCGCGCTCGGCAAACACCGCCCCCATGACGGCGGCGGCCGAACCACCCCCGCTGGGCGACAGCCCTCATAAGCAAAGGACGATAGAATGGACCGCATCAGGACCGTCAGGAAAGCAGTGATCCCCGTTGCCGGAAACGGAACCCGGTTCCTTCCCGCAACGAAGGCCATGCCGAAGGAAATGTTGACGATCGTCGATCGGCCCGTGGTTCAATACGCCGTGGACGAGGCCCGTCAGGCCGGCATCGAACACATCGTTTTCGTCACCAGCCGCAACAAGCAGGCGATCGAGGACCACTTCGACGATGCGCCGGAACTCATCTCGTCACTGTCGCGCTCGGGCAAGAATGCGCAGATTTCCGAGCTCGAAAGCATGCTGCCGACGGCCGGCTCCGTGAGCTTCACACGACAGCAGGCTCCGCTCGGCCTTGGCCATGCGGTGTGGTGCGCGCGCGATCTCATTGGCGACGAGCCTTTCGCGCTGCTGCTTCCCGACATGGTTTCGTTCGGCGCACGCGGCTGCATGGCCGGCCTGATGGATCTCTACCAGGAGGTCGGAGGCAATGTCGTCGGCGTCGAGCAATGCGCGCCCGAAGACGCCTCCAAATACGGCATCGTCGGCAAGGGCGGAACAGTGCGGCACGGCTTTGCGGTAACCGAGATGGTGGAAAAGCCCGCCGCAGGCGAGGCTCCGTCGAACTACTATCTCAACGGACGCTACATCCTTCAGCCGGAGATCTTTTCCATCCTCGCGCACCAGCAACGCGGCGCAGGCAACGAAATCCAACTGACCGACGGGATGCTGAAGCTTTCGGCAAATCAGCCCTTCCACGCCCATCCCTACGAAGGCAGAACCTTCGACTGCGGTTCGAAGCAAGGCTTCATCGAAGCGAATGTCGCCTTCGCGCTTAGCCGGGCGGATATCGGCGACATGGTTTTCGAATCCATTCGCGAGATCGTCTTGTCTCACGAAAGCCGCATCCGCGCGGCATAGGCAAATGTTTCCCGGCGGCTCCTGGAGCCGCCGGCTCACGGACCGGAGAAAAAAATGAACAGAGCGGCCCCCATGAAACAAAGAAGTGTCCCCCTGAGCATCGTGCCCCGCGAAGAAGAATCCGACGGCTTCATCGATCTTGATCGGCTTCTGGCGATTGCCGCCCGCAGGGCCAAGCTGGTTGCGGCCTTTGTTGTCCTCTTCATCATGCTGGGCGTCGCCTACCTGCTGTTTGCGACGCCGACATACACGTCCATGACGCAAATTCTGCTCGACGAAAATCTGTCGAAATTTGCCGAGGAAGAGCCGACGCCAGCAAACAGCCAGATGCTGGACACGCAGATCGCGAGTGCCGTGGAGATTCTGAAGTCCGGCGAGCTTGCCTTGCGGGTCGTCGACAAACTCAATCTTTCCGAGAATGCCACGATCATGAATCCACCGCGCTCGCCGGTTGCGTACGTCAAGGATTGGGTGAGGACAGCGACCGGCCTCTTTTCGTCCGGTCCCACGGTTTCGGAGGAGGTAGTACGCAAAAATCGGCGACTGGCGGCGGCAGCGTTGATCCAACAGGCCCTGACGGTCGAGCGCGTATCGCGAAGCTCCGTCGTGGCCCTCTCCTATAAGTCGAACGACCCCCTCCTTGCCGCAACCGTCGTGCGTGGCTATGCGCAGGCCTATCTCACCGATCAGTTGAACGCCAATTTCGAAGCGACCGAACGTGCTTCCGTCTGGCTGCAGGAACGCCTCACGGACTTGCGGCAGCGCTCTTTGGCGGCGGCACTCGAGGTTGAGCAGTTCAGAAGCGATAACGGTCTGACCGCCGCACGCGGCGAGCTGATGTCCGAACAGCAATTGTCGGACCTCAACAGCCAGCTCATCGTCGCCCAGGCCGACACGGCCAGCGCCTCGGCGCGCTACAATCAGTTCAAGTCGATTATCGACCAGGGGCCGGAGACCGCCGTCAACAACGCGACCATTTCTCCCAAAGAGGGAGACAACATGGTTATCCGCGATCTCAGGGCGCGCTATCTCGCTGTTGTGAAACGCGAGCAGGAGGTCTCTCAGAGCTTTGGCGAGGACCACCCGCAGGCCGTATCACTGAGGACGGAGCAGGCCGACATGGGACGGCAGATCTACCAGGAACTGCAGCAACTGACGGCAAGCTACAAGAATGAATACGAGGTCGCCCGTTCCCGCGAGCAGTCGTTGCGTGAAAGCATCGAAGGGGTCGTGGGGAAAAACTCGAACGCCAGCAAGTCATTGGTTCAGTTGAGGGAGCTGGAGCAGAAGGCGGCGGCGCTGAAGACGCTTTACGAGTCCTATCTCGGCCGCTACGAGCAGGCGGCGCAGCAACGCTCCTTCCCGATCGCCAAGGCTCGGGTCATCTCCGAAGCGGGCGTTCCCACCGCCCCGTCGAGCCCCAAGAAGACCCTGACGCTGGCGCTTTCCGCCGTGCTCGGCTTGATGGCCGGCGGCGCCTTCGCCGCCTTCCAGGAGTTCCGCGAGAGAACCTTCCGGCTTGAGGACGATGTGCGCACCATCCTCGGTCACAAGTCGCTCGGTTATGTGCCGTTGATCGGTACGCGGACGAAGAAGAGTGCGGAACTCGTGCGCACACGCTTTGCGTCCGACAGGCAACCAGAAGTAATCGGCGAAGAGACGGTGGCCTTTCAGCGCCTGGCGCGCATGGTCCTTGAAGCGCCACAATCCTCCTTTGCCGAGACCTTCCGGAATGCCAAGCTTGCCTGCGATCACATGCTGCACGGCAACGATAGCCGCGTGATCGGGATCGTGTCCGCGGTTCCGGACGAGGGCAAATCCGTCATCGCCGCAAACTTCGCGGCGCAGTTGGCCGCGAGCGGAAAGCGGACGCTCTTGATCGATGGCGATATCCGCAAGCCCGGCCTCACCCAGATGATCACGCCCGCCCCTCGCACGGGGCTCGTCGAGACGCTGATGGGTGAAGCCACCTGGCCCGCCGGCATCAAGGTCGACCAGCGCACCAAACTTGCGATCTTCCCTGTCGGCGGCGGGGCGTCCAACCATCAACCCCATCAGAGCCACGAACTGCTCGCCTCGGCTGCCATGGCAAACTTGATCGAGAATGCACGCAGCTCGTTCGACTACGTGGTCGTCGACCTCGCTCCGCTGGCGCCTGTCGTGGATGCGAAGGCCTTCGCTTCGCTTGCAGATGGTTTCATCTTCGTTGTCGAATGGGGAAAAACGCCGTCCCGACTGGTGCGCGACGTTCTGCATTCCGAGCCGCAGATCAATTCCAAGGTGCTCGGGGTTATCCTCAACAAGACCGACATGGATGAGCTTTCGAAGTACAGCGACTTCGGCGGTGTCGAGAAATATCGACATCGTTACGGCAAATACTATGTCGAGCATTCGATCAGCGGGGACCGCCCCGCAGCTTGAGCCGATGGGTGTCCGCATCTGCCATAGGTGGATGCGGATGCGGCCCCGCTCGATCTTTTCATTGTTCCATTGGATCAACAAAATGATCTACCGATTTGAAATTCCGCCGTTTTTGGCGAAACGCCCTACGACGGCTTTCGATCGACTCTGAAGATCCAGGCCAGCGCCATCAGTGCGACCACGCCCGCCAGAATGGCGAGTGCCAGGACATAGAACAGGAAAAATTCGAGCAGGCTCGGAACAAGCCGCAGCGCACGACCCAACACCGTCGGCGACCGACGCCAATCCGGCAGTTCGTCTCGGTTGAAAGCTTCCAAACGACGTGCAAGGAACTGCATATATCGCTGCCTTCGTGGAACCAGTCCATTAACCATGGACCAAAACATGTTGCGTCGCAACAGTGGCGACACCGGGGCGGCAGCTCGCATTCGACCTTGGGATACGGTGGTCCCATCACCACCAGCGGTGGAAGTGATGCACAGGCCCCCGTCCTGCGCCCACCGACAAGGTATTCGCTGCGGAAAGCGCAGCATGCAGGTAGGCCTTCGCCTCGCGCACCGCCTCCACCAAAGGCCGTCCGAGCGCGAGACCGGCAGCGATGGCCGCCGAAAGCGTGCAGCCTGTGCCGTGATCGTTGATCGTCTCGATCCGGGCAGCCGGGAGGCGGACAATCGCGTTGCCGTCAAAGAAGAGATCCGTTGCCTCGCTGCCTCGCCGATGACCGCCCTTGACCAGCACGGAACGGGCACCGGTCTTGAGAATGGCTTCGGCCTGCCGCGCCATCTCCGTTTCGTCCTCGGCGACGGAACGGCCGGTCAGCAATGCGGCCTCCGGCAGGTTCGGAGTGGCAACCAGTGCCAGCGGCAGGAGTTCATCTACCAGCGCCGCCACAGCATCCGGCCGCAGCAACCGGTCGCCGGAAGTCGCCACCATGACCGGATCGACAACGACCTGCTTACCGAAGCGGCGCAGTCCGTCGGCGATGGCGGCGATCGTCTCCCGGCGCGAGACCATGCCAATCTTGACGGCGGCGACGTTGAGATCGGAAAGGACCGCGTCGATCTGTGCCGTGACGATTTCCGGTGAAAGGTCGGCAACGGCGGCGACGCCCTTCGTATTTTGCGCCGTCACCGCGGTGATGACGCTGGCGCCATAGACACCGAGGGCGGAGAAAGTCTTGAGGTCAGCCTGAATGCCGGCCCCACCGCCGGAATCGGAGCCTGCGATGGTCAGCGCGATTGGCGTCATCGGATTTTCACCGTGACGACAGATAGAAACGAAAAAAGGCGCATCATGGTCGGTCTCCAGATTGGAACATCACGGAGATCCAGGAAATCGCGGAGAAGTGGCTAGAGCGCCTTCAAAGGCCCTGTTCCCGTTCCTACGCCGGCATAACCCGGATCAGGTTCAAGGGTCCGGCTCACCGCCATCTCAGCACCGCTCAGTGCTCCCCTCGGAATGTTGGCATTGTATCGGACAGCGGTGCCTATCTGTCAACGTGGTCGCCAGTCGGCTCGCCTGTGGTGTCTGCGAAGGCCTCATGAACCTCGTTGCGCGCGATCTCTGCGAGCGTGCCATCGCTAAATCGATACCGATCAAGGTGTCATGCAGTAGGACAATTGATACCGTTTCATCATGCCCTGTCAGACACGAAGGCTAGTGATGCCCTGCGCCCGATTGCGCGCAGGCGGTCAACGCCGAGACCGTCACGCGCACTTGCCGAGATGCCCGCCAGCACCGCCATCACATAGTCGGCGATCTCGTCCGCCCGGTCAGTCTCTCGCCGGGCGATGGCGTCGCGCACCACCTGCCGGCTGCGACGCCAGAGCGTCTTTGCCTTGTCGCAAGCGACGGCATCCGTACCGCCGCGCGCACCTTCGATAACCAGACAGCCAGTTGCTTCAGGATGTGCCGTATAGGACACCGCTGCTGCTTCGAACAGCGCCGCCAGCGCGTCGTCCAATGACTTTTCCGGCGCGAGCAAATGATCGAAGTCCAGGCCTTCCGTCTTCGCGTAGCGCTCCAGCGCACGCCCGTAGAGATCGGCCTTGCTGCCGAATGCGGCATAGAAGCTCGGCGGATTGATCCCGAGAGCTCCCGTCAGGTCCGTGAGGCTGACCGCATCATACCCCCGTTGATGGAACAGCGCCTGCGCCTTGCCCACGGCTTCGTCGACGTCAAAGGCTCGAGGTCGGCCGCGCGGTTTCACATTTTTTGTATCGCTCACTACAAAATTCCTTGCACTCGCCTTCCATTCCTTTTATGTAGCGCCTACTACATTTTCCTCAAGGAGACAAACATGGCGAATTTCAGTGGAAAGAAGATTTTGGTCATCGGCGGCAGCCGCGGCATCGGTGCGGCCATCGTCCGGCGTTTCGCCAATGAAGGGGCGACCGTTGCCTTCACCTATGCAGGGGCAACCGAGGCGGCAAAAGCACTGGCGTCGGAAACGGCCTCGACTGCGATCCAATCCGATGCCGCGGACCGGGACGCCGTCGTCAGGGTTGTGAGGAACCAAGGCGCGCTCGATGTACTCGTGGTGAACGCGGGAACCCTGGTGCTCGGCGATCCCCTGGACGTGGATGCGGATGCCGTCGACCGGATGATCGACGTGAATGTACGCGCACCCTATCACGCGGCGGTCGAAGCCGCGCGGCAGATGCCCGAGGGCGGCCGCATCATCATCGTCGGCTCGGTAAACGGTGACCGAATGCCCTTCGCCGGCGGTGCCGCTTACGCACTGACCAAGTCGGCCGTGCAGGGCATGGCCCGCGGTCTTGCCCGCGATTTCGGCGCCAGGGGCATAACCGTCAATGTCATCCAGCCCGGTCCGACATCGACGGACATGAACCCGGAAGACGGCCCGATGAGCGAATTCATGCACAGCTTCATGGCAATCAAGCGCCATGGCCGCCCGGAGGAAGTCGCCGGTCTTGCAGCCTATCTCGCAGGCCCCGAAGCCGGTTTCACGACCGGAGCGCTTCATACCATCGACGGCGGCTTTGGCGCGTAGGACGCCGCCGCGATCCGACCCCGTGCGGCGGTTGCGGCCGGCACGGGGTTGTGGCCCGTCGGCAATATCTCCGAACACGCGCAAAACGGACTCGCAACACGGCCACGCCGTTGCGAAAGCTGCACATTTTGGTGAAAGCGGCCTTCCACGACAGATCGTGATTGGACTTCGGCACGCGCAAGAGTCACCTTTATAGCCGGGCTGAATTCGGAACTGGGGCGGAGCAACTATCGTCTGAATGGAGGCCAAAATGAAGCACCATGCACTCGAGCAACTGCAGATCGTCGCAGAGGTCAAACAGGACTTCCCGCGCCGGCTTACAACGCGCGCAGAGCGTCTGGAACGCTGGGCGGAACTCCTGGAACAAATCCCGCACAGACATCTCTCGACGCTGCACGAGACCGAGTACCAGCCGGCCAGAGTGCGTGCGACCATGCGCGGCGACGACTCGCCGATCTCGGTCGCATTCAAGGATCCTGTCCTGCGCGCTGCCGGAATGGAAAATGACACTTATGGCGAAGCAAAGCGGTTCTTTGAACTGAGCGACGAGCAATTACACAGGGTTATCTGCTATTGCCACTTCGGTGCAACGGTGAGCGCTGCGACGGCAGCCCGTCACATCCGCGCAGCGATATCCGGGAAGCAGACAGGCCTGTTTGCGCGTTTGCGCGCCATATTTGTCGGTTGAGGCCAGCCGGCCACGCTTTGCGGGTTCCTGGTTGAAGCGGTTGGCCGCTTGGCCAGACCGCAAAGCAGATGCTTATGGCTGGCACGCTTGCATCAACCCGGCCGTTTCGGCCGGGGTGAGAGCGTTTGGTCTCCTGAGCTGGGGCCCGCGTGTGGCCCCGCCTCTTCCTGCGCGCGGGATTTCGTCAGCGGATCCTCGCAAGCGCCGCAGTCGCTACAGTGGGCCGTCCCGTCAGCATGGCAAGAGCGATTGCTCTGAGGGCCGTTCTACGTCTCATCAATCTCCTGCCCCCTCCACGTCACGACCTGTTTGCGCTACCGCCTCCAGTCGGGTGGCAAACTCGCGCCTCAGCGTCCGGCGCAACTCCGCCGCGCGATGTCGGCGCTGGTCGGTTGCCGTCTCGGGACGCCACTGCGGCACTTCCACGGGGCGGCCGGCGCTATCCACGGCAACCATGGTGAAGTAGCAGGAGTTCGTATGCCGCCGGGTACCGGCACGGATATCTTCCGCCTCCACGCGAATACCGACTTCCATCGAGGTCCGGCCGGCATAGTTGATCGAGGCCCGGAAGGTCACCAGTTCGCCCACCTGGATGGGTTCCTTAAACATCACCTGATCGACGGACAACGTCACCGCATATTGCTTGGAGAAGCGAGAGGCACAGGAAAAGGCAACGCGATCAAGCAGATTCAGCAGCGCGCCGCCGTGCACCTTGCCACTGAAGTTGGCCATGTCCGGCGTCATCAGAACCGTCATTTCAAGGCGTCGCGCATCCTGTTCCATCGATGTCATGGACCCCATCCTTTCGTTTTCACCACTATGGCCGAAGCATCATACTGCGCATAGGCAGCAGGCTCGCAGATAGCAACATCAGTCTCTGTCCCCAAGTCCATCGCGGCACTCTGACTTGTTCCCCGACAGTGAAAGTGCTTCGCCGAACACGAGCATTCCCACTTTCGCTTGTCATTGTAGGGTCGTGGCTAGGGTCGTGGCGAAAAGGGAGAGAACGATGGCGAATTACAAAGAGACGATCAGCCTTGCCCACGAAGGCGCAATCAATGCCCTGGCGGCCGCAGTGCGTCACGCGGAAAGCATCGGCGTTCCGCAGTGCGTCTTCATCGTCGACGCGAGCGGCGAGACGATCGCCAGCATCCGCATGGATGGCGCGAAATATCTCAGCATGCATACCGCCCGCGCCAAGGCCCGCACCGCAGCGTCGATCAACGGGCCGACGGGCGCAATGCAGGTCGAATTCGGGGTTGCCGCAGGAATAGCATCGCAGGGCGGCGTGACGCACCTTCCAGGCGGCCTGCCCATTCGCTTCGGCGAAAGACTCGCCGGCGCCATCGGCGTCGGTTCCGGCACGGGCGAGCAGGATTTCGAAGTGGCCCGCGCGGCGTTGAGGGCAATTGGCGCTGACCCGATCTGAGCAGTCGAGAAGGCGCGCAAGCGCGAGCTTAACCCTTAACGGCACCCGCGGTCAAAGACGCCGAGATCTGCCGATACATCAATAGGCCCAGCAAAGCGGGGGGCAGTGCTCCGAGCGCCATAACGGCGGAGGCGGTGCCCCATTGCACGCCTCCCCCGCTCGCGGCGAAGAAGAACGACGCTCCGACCGTCATCGGAACCGCCCGGCTGGTCGTCAGCATCAGGCCGAAGAGGAATTCGTTCCAGGCCGTGATGAACCCGAAGATGAAGGTCGTGACCAAGGCCGGCCGCACCACCGGACGGATGATCATCAGCATGACCTGCCAGGAACTGGCTCCATCCATCTTTGCCGCCTCGTCCAGTTCGGACGGCACGTCGGAAATCGCGTTGACGAGGATGACGAGCGCCAGCGGCGTGTTGACGATTGTCAGGATCAGGCCGAGGCCGAGCTGTGTATCGAGCAGGCCCAACCACTGGTACATCATGTAGAGTGGGATCGCGAAGATGATGAGCGGCACGGCGCGCAGGTTGATGATGAGCGGCAGCAGCGTGCGCTTTCCCGCCTCGCTCCGAGCGATGGCGTAGGCGGCCGGAAAAGCGAGCGCGATCGCCAGCCCCGTACCGATCAGCGAGGCAACGGTGCTGTTAAAGAGGTAGCCGTAGATGTTGAATCGGTCGGTCTCGCCCAGCACTCGCGTATAGTTTTCAAGCGTCGGTTCGCCGATCCAGAATCCGGGATTGAACGACAGTTCGCGCGCGCTCTTGAAGGACGTAATCACCGTGACGATGACGGGAAAGTTCATCGCAAGTACGGCGACCACGAAGACAAGCCAGCGCAGCAGATTGAGCATCGGTCAGCGCCTCCC comes from the Sinorhizobium garamanticum genome and includes:
- a CDS encoding glycosyltransferase family 2 protein; translated protein: MSGLVPDVTFVVAAYNAAGTIVRAVESALRQEGVSVEVVVVDDRSSDGTLEIVSTIADPRVRLIALEQNRGPGGARNAGLAAARGKWIAVLDSDDTVRPDRLARMIERAEKTGAQVVVDNLDVVSLDGRSVRMFAEAELAKRPLLTLPAFIESNVIFRAQHNFGYMKPVFERHFLQEHDLRFDEALRIGEDYILLASALASGGRCAIEPSAGYIYHIREGSISRVLKLDHIDAMMSADEAFLRRYPLDILSERMQRKRTRGFHQARSFLLLVEQLKNRSLAGALKAALADPLALRHLHMPIAVRLRRLAARSANTAPMTAAAEPPPLGDSPHKQRTIEWTASGPSGKQ
- a CDS encoding UTP--glucose-1-phosphate uridylyltransferase — its product is MDRIRTVRKAVIPVAGNGTRFLPATKAMPKEMLTIVDRPVVQYAVDEARQAGIEHIVFVTSRNKQAIEDHFDDAPELISSLSRSGKNAQISELESMLPTAGSVSFTRQQAPLGLGHAVWCARDLIGDEPFALLLPDMVSFGARGCMAGLMDLYQEVGGNVVGVEQCAPEDASKYGIVGKGGTVRHGFAVTEMVEKPAAGEAPSNYYLNGRYILQPEIFSILAHQQRGAGNEIQLTDGMLKLSANQPFHAHPYEGRTFDCGSKQGFIEANVAFALSRADIGDMVFESIREIVLSHESRIRAA
- a CDS encoding polysaccharide biosynthesis tyrosine autokinase, whose translation is MNRAAPMKQRSVPLSIVPREEESDGFIDLDRLLAIAARRAKLVAAFVVLFIMLGVAYLLFATPTYTSMTQILLDENLSKFAEEEPTPANSQMLDTQIASAVEILKSGELALRVVDKLNLSENATIMNPPRSPVAYVKDWVRTATGLFSSGPTVSEEVVRKNRRLAAAALIQQALTVERVSRSSVVALSYKSNDPLLAATVVRGYAQAYLTDQLNANFEATERASVWLQERLTDLRQRSLAAALEVEQFRSDNGLTAARGELMSEQQLSDLNSQLIVAQADTASASARYNQFKSIIDQGPETAVNNATISPKEGDNMVIRDLRARYLAVVKREQEVSQSFGEDHPQAVSLRTEQADMGRQIYQELQQLTASYKNEYEVARSREQSLRESIEGVVGKNSNASKSLVQLRELEQKAAALKTLYESYLGRYEQAAQQRSFPIAKARVISEAGVPTAPSSPKKTLTLALSAVLGLMAGGAFAAFQEFRERTFRLEDDVRTILGHKSLGYVPLIGTRTKKSAELVRTRFASDRQPEVIGEETVAFQRLARMVLEAPQSSFAETFRNAKLACDHMLHGNDSRVIGIVSAVPDEGKSVIAANFAAQLAASGKRTLLIDGDIRKPGLTQMITPAPRTGLVETLMGEATWPAGIKVDQRTKLAIFPVGGGASNHQPHQSHELLASAAMANLIENARSSFDYVVVDLAPLAPVVDAKAFASLADGFIFVVEWGKTPSRLVRDVLHSEPQINSKVLGVILNKTDMDELSKYSDFGGVEKYRHRYGKYYVEHSISGDRPAA
- the thiD gene encoding bifunctional hydroxymethylpyrimidine kinase/phosphomethylpyrimidine kinase; amino-acid sequence: MTPIALTIAGSDSGGGAGIQADLKTFSALGVYGASVITAVTAQNTKGVAAVADLSPEIVTAQIDAVLSDLNVAAVKIGMVSRRETIAAIADGLRRFGKQVVVDPVMVATSGDRLLRPDAVAALVDELLPLALVATPNLPEAALLTGRSVAEDETEMARQAEAILKTGARSVLVKGGHRRGSEATDLFFDGNAIVRLPAARIETINDHGTGCTLSAAIAAGLALGRPLVEAVREAKAYLHAALSAANTLSVGAGRGPVHHFHRWW
- a CDS encoding TetR/AcrR family transcriptional regulator codes for the protein MSDTKNVKPRGRPRAFDVDEAVGKAQALFHQRGYDAVSLTDLTGALGINPPSFYAAFGSKADLYGRALERYAKTEGLDFDHLLAPEKSLDDALAALFEAAAVSYTAHPEATGCLVIEGARGGTDAVACDKAKTLWRRSRQVVRDAIARRETDRADEIADYVMAVLAGISASARDGLGVDRLRAIGRRASLAFVSDRA
- the bdcA gene encoding SDR family oxidoreductase; its protein translation is MANFSGKKILVIGGSRGIGAAIVRRFANEGATVAFTYAGATEAAKALASETASTAIQSDAADRDAVVRVVRNQGALDVLVVNAGTLVLGDPLDVDADAVDRMIDVNVRAPYHAAVEAARQMPEGGRIIIVGSVNGDRMPFAGGAAYALTKSAVQGMARGLARDFGARGITVNVIQPGPTSTDMNPEDGPMSEFMHSFMAIKRHGRPEEVAGLAAYLAGPEAGFTTGALHTIDGGFGA
- a CDS encoding acyl-CoA thioesterase — protein: MTSMEQDARRLEMTVLMTPDMANFSGKVHGGALLNLLDRVAFSCASRFSKQYAVTLSVDQVMFKEPIQVGELVTFRASINYAGRTSMEVGIRVEAEDIRAGTRRHTNSCYFTMVAVDSAGRPVEVPQWRPETATDQRRHRAAELRRTLRREFATRLEAVAQTGRDVEGAGD
- a CDS encoding GlcG/HbpS family heme-binding protein; this translates as MANYKETISLAHEGAINALAAAVRHAESIGVPQCVFIVDASGETIASIRMDGAKYLSMHTARAKARTAASINGPTGAMQVEFGVAAGIASQGGVTHLPGGLPIRFGERLAGAIGVGSGTGEQDFEVARAALRAIGADPI
- a CDS encoding carbohydrate ABC transporter permease, with protein sequence MLNLLRWLVFVVAVLAMNFPVIVTVITSFKSARELSFNPGFWIGEPTLENYTRVLGETDRFNIYGYLFNSTVASLIGTGLAIALAFPAAYAIARSEAGKRTLLPLIINLRAVPLIIFAIPLYMMYQWLGLLDTQLGLGLILTIVNTPLALVILVNAISDVPSELDEAAKMDGASSWQVMLMIIRPVVRPALVTTFIFGFITAWNEFLFGLMLTTSRAVPMTVGASFFFAASGGGVQWGTASAVMALGALPPALLGLLMYRQISASLTAGAVKG